Proteins co-encoded in one Echeneis naucrates chromosome 22, fEcheNa1.1, whole genome shotgun sequence genomic window:
- the LOC115036261 gene encoding dr1-associated corepressor isoform X2 yields MPGQKRRYNVRFPPSRVKKIMQRDTEVGRIAMAVPVIISRALEMFLKSLLTKTCVITQAKLSTVVSLSHMKQCIESEKLFHFLKDLVERTTAAQKDNRGMSVWPLYRSTHHDIPVKKSSDVGETAPQRSVDLADNCSSSDSELYICL; encoded by the exons ATGCCCGGCCAGAAGAGACGATATAACGTCCGGTTCCCCCCG AGTCGTGTCAAAAAGATCATGCAGAGGGACACCGAGGTGGGGAGGATTGCGATGGCGGTTCCTGTGATCATCT CTCGGGCGTTGGAGATGTTCCTGAAGTCTCTGCTGACCAAAACCTGTGTGATCACTCAGGCCAAGCTCAGCACGGtcgtgtctctctctcacat GAAGCAGTGCATCGAGTCAGAGAAACTCTTCCACTTCTTGAAAGATCTGGTGGAGCGAACTACGGCAGCCCAGAAGGACAACAGAGGGATGAGTGTGTGGCCGTTATACAG gaGCACACATCATGACATTCCTGTAAAAAAATCTTCAGATGTGGGCGAAACGGCGCCGCAAAGGAGCGTTGACTTGGCGGATAACTGCAGCTCCAGC gaCTCGGAGCTCTACATCTGTTTATGA
- the LOC115036261 gene encoding dr1-associated corepressor isoform X1, producing MPGQKRRYNVRFPPSRVKKIMQRDTEVGRIAMAVPVIISRALEMFLKSLLTKTCVITQAKLSTVVSLSHMKQCIESEKLFHFLKDLVERTTAAQKDNRGMSVWPLYRSTHHDIPVKKSSDVGETAPQRSVDLADNCSSSVRILRPLTARLSFYR from the exons ATGCCCGGCCAGAAGAGACGATATAACGTCCGGTTCCCCCCG AGTCGTGTCAAAAAGATCATGCAGAGGGACACCGAGGTGGGGAGGATTGCGATGGCGGTTCCTGTGATCATCT CTCGGGCGTTGGAGATGTTCCTGAAGTCTCTGCTGACCAAAACCTGTGTGATCACTCAGGCCAAGCTCAGCACGGtcgtgtctctctctcacat GAAGCAGTGCATCGAGTCAGAGAAACTCTTCCACTTCTTGAAAGATCTGGTGGAGCGAACTACGGCAGCCCAGAAGGACAACAGAGGGATGAGTGTGTGGCCGTTATACAG gaGCACACATCATGACATTCCTGTAAAAAAATCTTCAGATGTGGGCGAAACGGCGCCGCAAAGGAGCGTTGACTTGGCGGATAACTGCAGCTCCAGCGTACGTATCCTGAGGCCGTTAACAGCTCGTTTGtctttttacagatga
- the ahsa1b gene encoding activator of 90 kDa heat shock protein ATPase homolog 1b, with protein sequence MAKWGEGDPRWIVEERADATNVNNWHWTERDATNWSSDKLKALLLGLSVENDEGKCEVTEVSKLEGEASINNRKGKLIFFYEWNLKASWTGKSKSGVKYKGTLEVPNLSDENDMEDLDISVALNKDEPDTPLTNLMKTKGAEKVREALGSYVEFLKTEFTQGMILPTANGMAKPQSTSQSKAQTDRTQISSSGSTAAPVNTGVKIPTCKFSMKETFLTSPADLYRVFLNQEMVQAFTHAPATVDGERGGKFRLLDGNVFGEFTDLVPDEKIVMKWRFNNWPCEHYATITMTLLDQSSETELKVECRGVPDNEEERTKEGWKRYYFEAIKQTFGYGARLF encoded by the exons ATGGCCAAGTGGGGAGAAGGAGACCCGCGGTGGATCGTGGAGGAGAGAGCCGACGCCACGAACGTCAATAACTGGCACTG gACTGAACGAGATGCAACAAACTGGTCATCAGACAAATTAAAAGCTCTGCTTCTTGGTTTGAGTGTCGAAAATGACGAAGGCAAGTGTGAGGTGACCGAAGTCAGCAAGCTGGAAGGAGAAGCCTCGATTAACAACCGCAAAGGGaaacttattttcttttatgaatGGAACCTGAAAGCTTCTTGGACTG GAAAGTCAAAATCAGGAGTCAAATATAAAGGAACGCTTGAAGTTCCAAATCTGTCCGATGAAAACGACATGGAGGATCTTGAT ATTTCTGTAGCGCTGAACAAAGATGAGCCTGATACGCCGCTGACCAACCTGATGAAAACTAAAGGAGCTGAAAAAGTGCGTGAAGCCCTGGGAAGCTACGTGGAGTTCTTAAAAACAG AGTTCACGCAGGGAATGATCCTGCCGACGGCCAACGGCATGGCCAAACCGCAGTCCACATCTCAGTCCAAAGCCCAGACGGATAGAACTCAG ATTTCCTCCTCAGGCAGCACGGCCGCTCCCGTCAACACCGGCGTGAAGATCCCCACCTGTAAATTCAGCATGAAGGAAACCTTCCTGACCTCCCCGGCTGACCTGTACAGGGTGTTCCTCAACCAGGAG ATGGTGCAGGCGTTCACGCACGCTCCGGCCACAGTGGACGGAGAGAGAGGCGGGAAGTTCCGTCTGTTAGATGGAAACGTTTTTGGTGAATTCACAGACCTG GTCCCTGATGAGAAAATAGTTATGAAGTGGAGGTTTAACAACTGGCCCTGTG AGCATTACGCAACAATCACGATGACCTTATTGGACCAGAGCAGCGAGACGGAGCTGAAGGTGGAGTGTCGGGGCGTCCCGGACAACGAGGAGGAGCGGACGAAAGAGGGCTGGAAGAGATACTACTTCGAAGCTATTAAACAGACTTTTGGCTACGGAGCGCGACTCTTCTGA
- the cdca4 gene encoding cell division cycle-associated protein 4: MFPKGTKRKFSDSGEEPASSGDQGQAASSSSVAAARTLSSSYSLQRQSLLDMSLIKLQLCHMLVEPNLCRSVLIANTVRQIQEEMTQDGTWQIMTQALAAAQCPADRLVATEVLCRQTDAAAQAGQSPKPFSVVGLEEGYHSEEVVMEGDVETEVTMSTLSPVSPQLSSASYLAGPFGMGPCWEEEEEDGECEEDDEEDSEECVSEGEEADRDHLSADSRTGEQVFGTFEIKHPAPPPDPALEELFSDVDPSYYDLDTVLTGMQSAPKMGPYDLLESLSSHGPTALSSSSSCRSDLNELDHIMEIIVGS; the protein is encoded by the coding sequence ATGTTCCCGAAGGGCACCAAGCGTAAGTTTTCAGACTCCGGGGAGGAGCCGGCCTCCAGCGGCGACCAGGGCCAGGcggcatcatcatcatcggtGGCGGCGGCTCGGACGCTGTCGTCCTCTTACAGCCTGCAGCGGCAGTCGCTGCTCGACATGTCGCTCAtcaagctgcagctctgccacATGCTGGTGGAGCCCAATCTGTGCCGCTCGGTGCTCATCGCCAACACGGTGCGGCAGATCCAGGAGGAGATGACCCAAGACGGCACCTGGCAGATCATGACCCAGGCCCTGGCCGCGGCCCAGTGTCCCGCCGACCGCCTGGTGGCCACCGAAGTGCTGTGCCGGCAGACGGACGCCGCCGCTCAGGCCGGCCAGAGTCCCAAACCCTTCTCTGTGGTCGGCCTGGAGGAAGGCTACCACTCCGAGGAGGTGGTGATGGAGGGAGACGTTGAGACGGAGGTCACCATGTCCACCTTGTCGCCCGTCTCCCCCcagctctcctctgcctcttacCTGGCCGGGCCCTTCGGCATGGGCCCctgctgggaggaggaggaggaagacggcGAGTGCgaagaggatgatgaggaggataGTGAAGAGTGCGTGTCggagggagaggaggcagaCCGGGACCACCTGAGCGCAGACTCCAGGACAGGGGAGCAGGTTTTTGGGACTTTTGAGATCAAGCACCCAGCGCCGCCCCCTGACCCTGCGCTCGAGGAGCTGTTTTCAGACGTGGACCCGTCCTACTACGACCTCGACACGGTGCTGACGGGCATGCAGAGCGCCCCCAAGATGGGGCCTTACGACCTGCTGGAGAGCCTTTCCTCTCACGGCCCGACGGCCCTGAGCTCCAGCTCGAGCTGCAGGTCAGACCTGAACGAACTGGACCACATCATGGAGATCATAGTGGGATCCTGA
- the LOC115035840 gene encoding SERTA domain-containing protein 2-like, which yields MLGCGVKRKWSCLEELEVEAEQDGDEGGEDELLVGPSRSEMSRLQQRQVVLGLCLEKLQRYQVGMELSLRRSVLLINTLRQIQEDMRSDGVGTCSPDVHPDSCILRDDFREDMPVTCPGCAEGDGDNLSLSPPASPESPSQEANSPPDQQKPLPAATVSAFSDAVNAMGYLSDFALDDIFEDIDTSMYETSDLTSAWASGSLWPVSVSLWADEDVKMRPPAHSSPGSLQSCLMDLNELDHIMEILVKS from the coding sequence ATGTTGGGTTGCGGCGTGAAGCGAAAGTGGAGCTgcctggaggagctggaggtcGAGGCGGAGCAGGATGGGGACGAGGGCGGGGAGGACGAGCTCCTGGTGGGTCCCTCCAGGTCTGAGATGAGCCGCCTGCAGCAGCGTCAGGTGGTGCTCGGCCTCTGCTTGGAGAAGCTCCAGCGCTACCAGGTGGGGATGGAGCTCAGCCTTCGCCGCTCCGTGCTGCTCATCAACACTCTCAGGCAGATCCAGGAGGACATGAGGAGCGACGGGGTGGGAACCTGCAGCCCGGACGTCCACCCTGACTCCTGTATTCTCAGGGACGACTTCAGGGAGGACATGCCGGTGACGTGCCCCGGGTGTGCAGAGGGCGATGGGGACAACTTGTCTCTGTCGCCGCCAGCCTCCCCTGAGTCCCCGTCCCAGGAGGCGAACAGCCCTCCTGACCAGCAGAAACCGCTGCCCGCCGCCACAGTCAGTGCTTTTAGCGATGCAGTGAACGCCATGGGCTACCTCAGCGACTTCGCCCTGGACGACATCTTCGAGGACATCGACACATCAATGTACGAGACTTCCGATCTAACGTCCGCCTGGGCGTCGGGCTCCTTGTGGCCGGTCAGCGTGTCGCTCTGGGCGGACGAGGACGTGAAAATGCGTCCTCCCGCTCACAGCTCGCCTGGGAGTCTTCAGTCGTGTCTGATGGACCTGAATGAGCTGGACCACATCATGGAGATTCTGGTGAAATCCTGA